Genomic segment of Candidatus Binatia bacterium:
CGAGCGCCTCGCGCAGCTCCTCGTAGAGCTTCAGCAGCTCGCCCGTGCTCGCGATGCCGCACTCGGCGAACCGCCGACCGACCTCCTGATTGAAGCGAAAGATCGCCTCCACTTGCTGGATCGTCTGCTCCACCTGGATGGTCACGTTCCCTCCCGTCGCGGATTCGCCGCTGGCGCTGTCGCCGATCCTATCGCGGTGCCGATGGAGGTGGAAGCGTGGGACCGCTTGCTCTAACGTACGCGGAGCCCGCGTCCGAAGCGGCTGAAGGGGGTGCCGGTGCCGCAGGTCAAGAAGATTCTGGTCGCGATCGACTTCTCGAAGCTGTCCCACGAAGCGCTGGACTACGGCATCGCGCTCGCGCAGGACCTGGGCGCGCGCCTGTCGGTGCTCTACGTCGTGGAGCCGCTCGAGTTCACGGGCGTCGACGTGCTCGGCGGAACGCCGATCGCGACGCAGTCGATCATCGAGGAGCATCTGAAGCAGGCGAAGATCGAGCTCGAGCGTGTGAAGGCGCGCAAGCTCGCCAATCTGCCCGGCGCGACCGTCTCGGTGCGTCTCGGACGCCCGGCCGAGGAGATCGTCGCGGCGGGCGGCAAGGGGCGCTCGAACCTGATCATCGTCGGCACGCACGGACGCTCGGGGCTCTCGCACCTCTTCATGGGCAGCGTCGCCGAGCGGGTGGTTCGCCATGCGGCGTGTCCGGTGCTCGTCGTACCGACGCGGAAGACCAAAAGAAGTGATTGAGGGGGGGCTTTTCTCTGGTAAGCGTTGAGTCGGTGGCGAGGAAGCAGGACGTGATCGCGGGATCCGCGGTCCGCGCACCGGGTGTCGGATGAGCGGTCGCGACGACGAGCGTCGCGGCTTCGGCGGTCGGCCGTGGGCCACCGATCCACCGCCCGCGCCGCGGCGACCGCTCGACCCGCGCGAAGACCAGGCGCCGTTCGGCGGCACGACCTGGGGCCGCAACTTCGCAACGGACATCGATGCCGGCGAGGAAGAGGAGGAGCCTCGCGAGACGCCACGCCGTCGTCGCGGCCAGCCGGAGCCGTCGCCGTACCCGCGCAAGACGGTCGCCGCGCTCGGCGCGCGCGCGAAGGTGGTGCGTGATTCGGCGGGTATCCCGCACGTGACCGCCAAGACCGAGCGCGACGCGTACGCCGCGCTCGGCTTCTGCATGGCGGAAGACCGCCTCTGGCAGCTCGACGTGCTGCGCCGTCTCGCGTGCGGTCGCCTCGCCGAGATCCTCGGCGAGCCGTTCGCGCGGCACGACGCGCTGATGCGCACGATCGGCATTCCGCGCCGCGCCGCCGTCGCGGCGAATCGGCTCGAGGGCGTCGCGCGCGACGTGCTCGCGGCGTTCGTCGGCGGGATCAACGCCGTGCGCGCGGAAACGAAGCCCGAGGAGTGCCGCGTCCTCGAGTACGAGATGGAGCCGTGGACGATCGCGGACTCGCTCGCCGTCGAGCTGTACGCGACCTGGGCGATGGCGCTCGAGACCTGGCCGCACAAGCTGCTGATCGCGCGCGCGCTCGCGACCGCCGGTCTCGAGCGGGCGCGCTGGATCTCGCCGCCCGGTCTCGAGCTCTCCTTGGTGCCGGAGCAGGTCCTGGCGCTCTGGCGGCGGCTCGATCTCCGCATCCTCGACCACGTGCTCGCGTTCCCGGGAGGCGGCGGCAGCAACGGCTGGGCGGTCGGGCGCGACCGCGCCGAGGGCGGCAGCGCGATCGTCGCCGGCGATCCACACCTCGCGGCGACGCTGCCGAGCGTCATGTACCTCGCGCACCTCGAAGCGCCGGGCTTCTCGGTCGCCGGGGTCGCGCACGTCGGCGGACCGGTGATGCAGCTCGGGCGCAACAAGACCTGCGCCTGGGGTGTCACGAACTTTTCGCTCGACGACGTCGACTGCGTGATCGAGGAGCTCGACGGCATCGGCAACTTCCGCACGGAGAACGGCTGGGCGCCGCTCAACGTTCGCAGCGAGCTCGTGCGCGTGCGCGGCGGCGAGAGCCTCAAGTTCGAGGTCGCGGAGACGCGCAACGGTCCGCTGCTCTCGCACCTCGTGAACCAGCTCGACGGGCCGCACCCGGAGATGCGCATGCTCGCGATCGCGGTGCGCTGGGGCGTGAACTCGCTCGGCACCGCGCTGCCGGGCTGGCTGGCGCTCGCGCGCGCGAAGTCGCTCGCCGACGTCGCGAAGGCGGCGGCGCTGCTCGACAAGGGACCGCTCGCGCTCAACCTCTACGCCGCGGACGCGACGGGCGCCGTCGGCCGCTGGGGTGTCGGCGGCTTGCCGGTGCGCGCCAACGCCGCGCGGCTGCCGTTGCGCGGCTGGAGTAGCGAGGGCCGCTGGACCGCGGTGACCGGGCTGTCGAGCGTGTGCGCGGAGAAGGGCACCGACACGGTGGTGTCGGCGAACGAGGCGCACCTCGACGCGCGCAACGCCAAGTATCCGGCGCACGCGTACGCGGATCACGCCTACCGCGCGCGCCGCATCCGCGAGCGCCTCTCCGAGCAGCCGCGCGTCGGGGTGGATGCGTGTCGCGAGCTGCAGCGCGACGTGCTGGATCTCGCGGCGGTCGAGCTCTTGCCGCACGT
This window contains:
- a CDS encoding universal stress protein, producing MPQVKKILVAIDFSKLSHEALDYGIALAQDLGARLSVLYVVEPLEFTGVDVLGGTPIATQSIIEEHLKQAKIELERVKARKLANLPGATVSVRLGRPAEEIVAAGGKGRSNLIIVGTHGRSGLSHLFMGSVAERVVRHAACPVLVVPTRKTKRSD
- a CDS encoding penicillin acylase family protein, with the translated sequence MSGRDDERRGFGGRPWATDPPPAPRRPLDPREDQAPFGGTTWGRNFATDIDAGEEEEEPRETPRRRRGQPEPSPYPRKTVAALGARAKVVRDSAGIPHVTAKTERDAYAALGFCMAEDRLWQLDVLRRLACGRLAEILGEPFARHDALMRTIGIPRRAAVAANRLEGVARDVLAAFVGGINAVRAETKPEECRVLEYEMEPWTIADSLAVELYATWAMALETWPHKLLIARALATAGLERARWISPPGLELSLVPEQVLALWRRLDLRILDHVLAFPGGGGSNGWAVGRDRAEGGSAIVAGDPHLAATLPSVMYLAHLEAPGFSVAGVAHVGGPVMQLGRNKTCAWGVTNFSLDDVDCVIEELDGIGNFRTENGWAPLNVRSELVRVRGGESLKFEVAETRNGPLLSHLVNQLDGPHPEMRMLAIAVRWGVNSLGTALPGWLALARAKSLADVAKAAALLDKGPLALNLYAADATGAVGRWGVGGLPVRANAARLPLRGWSSEGRWTAVTGLSSVCAEKGTDTVVSANEAHLDARNAKYPAHAYADHAYRARRIRERLSEQPRVGVDACRELQRDVLDLAAVELLPHVKRALSRPEATSHPVLARAIPLVQDWQGEARADSGAAALFYVAIFGHLLRDLFPEQRFGPLARLWRYAWWGVAKIVTAPTSPWFPSEEDKDRALVGAFTRAASWLAERQGGDPAAWSWGAVNELALRHPLAFHETFAAGAPEPWAAPGSPFTVLQHRIAGAEPPYRIVLAPVARMIADLSTDEVKLALPSGQSGQVRSAHLVDQLEAWRRGDYLTLRLGVEVTGDTIELVPG